ACGCTTCTTGCTGGAGCACTGAAAGCAACTTAGCTAATTGCTTGCGAGTATAATGCTCCACTGGTTTTCCATTTAGCGTAATCCTCCCTGTCGTCTGCGCCTGAACACCGGAAAGTAGCTTGAGCAAGGTCGATTTCCCACTTCCATTAGGACCGATGATCCCAAGACACTCGCCCTGCCGCGCGGAAAAGCTAATTTGATCAAGGACCTGTTGGTCGCCATAAGCCATACTTACATTTTCTGCTTGAATCATGATCCACTCCCCCCCTTCGTCACCTGTTTATTTCTCCGAAGTAAGTACGCAAAAAAGGGCGCGCCTAGAAATGAGGTCACGACGCCAAGTGGAATTTCAGTCGGACTCAACACATTACGAGCCAGTGTGTCGGCCCATAACACATAAATGGCCCCAAAAATCCCAGACAACGGAATAAGCATGCGGTAATCAGGTCCAACCATCAGTCTAACTAAATGCGGCGCGACAAGCCCGACAAAGCCAATCGTACCGACAATCGACACAGCCGCTGCTGTAATCAATGTGGACACAATCAACACGACGAACCGAGTCCGCTCAATATTCACACCCAAGTGGGCAGCTTGCCTTTCACCAAGGGCAAATAAATTTAGCGCCCTGCTATAATAAACTAACACGACAAAGCCCACTCCTAAATATGGCGAAAGAACGAAAATAAAAGACCAGCCACGAAACGCCAAACTCCCCATCAGCCAGAAGATAATCTCATTGACGACTTGATCTGACATCGATACCATCAAAGAAACAAGCGAGCCAAGGAAAGCGGATACGACCACGCCAGATAAAATAATCGTCTCCAGCCGAAAAGTTCCATGAACGTTGGCTAATCGAAGCACGATCAAGAGGCTAATTAACCCTGTTATGAAAGCAACGATCGGAATCGTCCAAGTCCCGAACAAAGTCGTATGTAAACCAAATAAAATAATAAAAGCAGCTCCGACCGCCGCCCCTGATGAGACGCCTAATGTATAAGGATCGGCCAAAGGATTTCTAAGCACCCCTTGAAAACCAGCGCCCGCCAGTGATAGACAGGCGCCAACAAGAAGCGCAAGAATCACCCGCGGCAGACGAACTTTTAAAATAATTTGTTCGGTTGAGTCTGCCCAATCAGCGACTACGAAGCGTTTGATATAGGGGAGCTGACGCAACAGCACCCCCCACACTTCCGAAAGCGGAAGGTTAGCCGCGCCAAGCGAAACACTGACAACGATTGAAATAAGGAGGAGCGCTATACCCACTCCTCCCCAAAGCGCTAATCGTCGTTTCATTGCTTATATAATTCAGGGTAAATAGCTTCAGCTATTATTTTAAGCGCTTCTGTGATGCGCGGCCCCGGACGCGATACAACATCTCCATCCACAGCGATTAAACGATCTTCCTGTAAAGCGCTGATCTTCTCCCATCCGCCTCTTGAGCGGATTAACTCATCGATTGTAGCGCCTGACTGATCGTCAAAGCGACCGGACGTAAATAAAATGACATCCGGGTTATCCTGGATGATTTTCTCTTCATTAATCGCATTCCAACCTTCGAGATTCCTCGCAATATTCAAGCCGCCGGCGATCGTAATCAGTTCATCCATAAACTCCCCTCTACCGACCGTCCAACCTGGAGAAAATTCAATGTATACTTTCTTTTTATCAGCATCCTGAAGTTCCTCGGCTTTGTCCGTCACGAACTGAATATCTTGACTCATTTGCGCGACAAGCTCTTCCGCTTTTTCTTGCGTATCTGTAATCACCCCGAAGCGAATGATGTTGTCCAACACATCACTGACCTTTTTGGGTTCTGTTTTATAAAGCGGGATGTCAAGATCACGTAGCCCTTTGGCCACATCATCCTTCATCGAAATACCACCGATCACAAGATCCGGATTTGCCGAAATAATCGCCTCCTCATTTGGCTTGGATACTCCGCCAACCTTTGGTTTTTCCAACGCTTCCTCTGGATAATTATCAAAGTCTGATACACCAACGAGTTTATCGCCGAGACCCAAGGCAAACATCACTTCCGTTTCAGATGGCGAAGTAGACACGATTCGTTCTGGCGCCTTCTCAAAAGTATGCTCTGTTCCCGTTGCATCTTTTACCGTAATCGGATATACAGTTGCCTGCCCAGCTTTTTCTACTCCAGATCCATTTTCCTCCTGTTGTGATTCATTTTGAGACACGTTGTCACGAGGCGCTTGCTCTCCTTGTCCGCAAGCGCTGACAGTCAGCGTTATTGCCGTAATTAACAAACTTGCTAAAAACTTTTTCATTTACCTTCTCTCTCCCTTTCATATGTAATACATTCTTTCAACGAAAAAAGCCTTGCTTCCATCACGGGAACAAGGCATGCAGCAAAATTTAGATTTATACACAACAAAAATAATAATCTACATTTATACCGATCCTTTTCCGCGAAGGATTTCGTTGGCAAGCAACTTAGGCAGGTTTCCTGGCTTATGGGTAATCGACTTCCTCTCCTTCCCATTTCCAAAAGAAACAGTGGATTGCGAGGTATCCCCGATTTACAGTGGCGGGACCGCGTCGGACTCACACCGACTTCCCTTTTAACCTCGTCAAACGACAAGGCACCTATTTGCAAAAATATTTAATTGGTCAAACCATACACTCACTCTAGCATTATAACATAGGTCATTCTCTCGTTTTCATGTCCTCGTTACTTTTTTTGTGACCATTCAAACAATCACACATCCACCATTGTCCCCCCATTACTTTTGTCACAACACTGTCACCACCATGATCTATAACTAAGTGATACGATTCGACTATAACTTCAGGAGGTGTTCATAATGCTAAGGCCCCACATCACGGAGATACTCCGCGATCCCTACGCTCTAAATTTAATCGATACAGTCGCTCCACTCATTTCGCAATTGAAAACAACCGCCGAAGATATAAGGATAACGGGAGGAAAGGAAATTGATCTTAAAGCGTATCTAGCGATACACTCCATGTTGATAGAAAAGAATTTAATTCTTGACATGATTGAACGGAGTTACGTAATAATAGAGTTTCCATTTCATGAAGACTTGTCTGCTGCATGGGAATTGTTTATAAATAACGGAGACAAAGACGCTTTGCTCGATACCCTAAAAAGAGGGGATGAAGCGATACGCGCATTTGATACGGAATTGATAAAAAGGCGACTTACTTAGTCTAACTTAAACAAGGGCGAATCAGCCCTTGTTTTTTGTTTTGCCCTATTATTTTTAACCGACTTCTGTTACAATAAGGATGATAATGATTTTCATTGTCACCTTTCAACTTCTTCTTGGCTGAAGCAGCCGTTGTTAACCTCCATTCGCAACGGCCTGCTTCTCCCAACCTTTTATCATTTTAGTGACCAACGACATCTACATCGTCCGTCGCTACATAACCCCCATAAGACTTGTCCTTCAAGCTTGACGGCGCGGGCATACAATGGCGTCCTAATCCATCTCATCGCAATCCTTTACGCCGAAGATACATGAGCAATACGCGCATTCGTACAGGCGCATGTAGGTTTTTATTAACTCATTGATGCTCATACCGTCTCCTCTCATCCATTCACTACCACCTCTACACCCTATAATGCAGTTAACCATATTACCATTTTACACTCGCTCTTAAAAATTGATTAAACTAACATAGGACATATGCCCCTTTCAATTGGTTCCGCGAATGCATTTACTGTGTAGTAACAATTTGAAAGGTGGTATATAAAATTGGGGGAAAAAGCAAGGAAGTCCCAAACTTTTAGTCGAGTACAACACAGGATGCAAGGTTTAACCTTGATCGCAGACGGCCATAGACATCTATTTAGCAACGTTACTGATCTTTTAATACGAATTCCTAGAGGAACCCATCGGCATACCTTCCAAGGAATAACTAATACTACTGATAATCACAGACACGCTTATTCCGGAACAACTGGCCCAGCAATCAATGGGCAAGGTCCAAATCATTTCCATCGTTTCCGTATAATGACTCAGATTTCCAATGGACATAGGCATATCATTACAGGTAGGACCACAATTCCTATGCTAATTAGAGGAATTCAAACGCACGGGCTAATTATTGAAAAGGTTAGAAAAGTTAAAGTTAAGTAGATCTCAACACAGGCGGCTCAGATAAGGAGCCTCCTGAACAAATTGAGTCACGATGTAATGCCTACTGCCCAAGTTTATGATGAGTCCTAAGATTTCCACCTTATAGGAAAGCACCCTCAAACCATTGATTATAGACATTCACAATAAATTATGTTACCTTTCTGTGACTTTTCTTGCAATTCACCCTCATAAATATGGTCAAAAAATGGTCACGGGGAGATCCCGTGACCATTTAACCTTGATACTATAAGGTTTTAGGACGGTTACTACATCATGCCGCCCATTTAGCATCACATAAAACAACGTTAAACAGATGACACAAACCGCTATACATCAATGTTTTTGAATTTGATCAACTATTAAAAAAGACTGTTTTTGAACATAAACATGAACAAAACATGAACAAATAATAAAGCACTCCGGAAAGAATGCTTTATTTGATAACAGTTTCTATTTATTTAATTCTTCTTTTATGCCATCATTGTATTTTCTCAATGGCTGAGTCATGAAAGTAATTCCATCTACCAGGCCTTCCAAGTAATATACTTTATTAGTGCTGTTACCTTTCCTTGCTTCTTTTAATTCCTCCGAATATTTTTCTTGCATAGCTTCCATTTTGCTAATTATGTCATCTAGCTGTGTATAAGGTTGTGTAGATAACTCTCTTAGTTTCTCTTGAAACTCCTTCATTTTATATTCCACCTCGCTTCCATCTATATCACTTCAACAAAAGGGGATATTTTCCTGCCGCTTTCTTCCTAATAAATTCAGTCATGCGTTAGAGTTCGGTCAAAAAAATCCGTGCTTAATAAAAAAAGGACATCCGATATTTCAACCGCCCTCTGAAGACTAGTTTAATTGAGATATAAACAAAATTAAAAGAGGACCAGACGCACCCAGTCCCCTTAAGTGTAAGCCGAAGCTATACACCACTATTATTTTTTATCTTGGTTTAGTTTTGCTTTTACACAACTGGGATCCACTTCACCGTCAGTCTTTTGTAGGTATATAGTTCTGCTACATGAACTAAACCATTAATTCCTCAATTTTATCTTTTGCCTTTCGGATCCATTTGTCATTAGATTTTTTATTCTCTCTTTCAATCCTGTCTAACTCATCCAAGATTTGATTATACCTCGCTCTTGTAATTAATCCTTTTTCTAGGGCTTGCCTAGCGGCTATACGTTTTAAGGGAGCTTGTTCATAGGTTAGCATGTATTTCACTCCTCTTCACTAATAACTTCTTTAGAGGCGGCAGCCTCATTTGCCATTGAATCATTTATTAAAAATTCAATAACAGCACTTTCAATCAGTGCCCCATACAATTCACCTATTATTGAAACCTCATCCCTCATTGGTTTCAAAGCATCTATTGTCAAAACACCCCAGCCAGCCATAGGTATACAAATTAAAGCGGTATAATCACTTGATGAAGCGGGGTTTTTCTCCCAGTCTTCCTCTTCCGTAACATCAGTATACTTAACCGTTTGTTTTCGTCGAAATGACTTCCCAGCTAATGAGTGTTCGATGCTTAATTCCCGCACTCCAATATAATTTTCTGGAAATCCAGAGCTAGCATATCTTAGTTTAAGAATTCCGTTATTCTCCAGCCACACCCCACACCGATGACGCTCTCCAGGACTTAGCTTCACATCCGCAGCCAAACCATCAATTAACCGCTGGATTAGACTGGTGACTTTATAAGTATATATATTAGGGTCTTCATACGTGAATGAAAATCTTATATCATTTAACGCCGAAATATAATTCTTCATATTCTGCAAGGTTGTTACGGCTTGGGATGAAATATCCTCATTTATTTGGCTTTGTTTTCTTTCGATTATTAAGTCATCTTGCAGTTGGATTACACGGTTTTCATTACCCATTGTTTCTGAAAACTTCCTAGCTGCGAGAATAAACCAAAATAGCATAATGATGACAGCCGCTATAATAACTAAAGCAGCGGTGTTTAATAGCCAATCCGGCATTCGAGCAAACAATTCTTTCCAAAAATCGCTCAATGAAAAGATCTCCTAACAAAAACTAATTTATTTACCACTATTATAACAAACTACAAAAGTGCAATTTACTGGAGATATTTAGCTAAATATTAACTTTTCCTACATATTAAGAAGAATTCCACGGTTTTTACAAGTCAATAGCAAAACATCTTCAACCAGAATATTGTTTCTTAATTATTGCTTGCCTTTCTCCTCCTTTGTCATGTTGTGTGAGCCGTTTAAACGCGTTTGCTCGCTCGATCATCGACAACTACCCATATAACGCGAAATAGGACAGCCGATAATGCGGCTCACCTCTACATGCGGCTTGTCCCGCTCTTCTTCGGGCATGGTTGCTATTTGGTAGAGCTGCCCCAAACCGATACTCGTGTATTGATTTGATTCACCAAATTCCTCAAATACCTTAATGTGTCTATTTGCATAAGCTGGCGTTATACCCAACTCCTTATGACACCACCGTTCCCATTCACCATGGACAAGGTCGTTTTCCTTAACATGCTTCAATCGCCTGCCGAATCCATATTTGGATTGAGGTCGGCTCATATTTGGGCTCACCTCCACTAGGTGCACGTAATTCGCTGACAGCACACTTTCGTGCGGTCCTTATGTTAGATCCGCTTAAGGTATTCACCTTTTTGATGAACGCTTCTCACCTAACGCGAATTAGATTAGCTCAAATTTGGACTGACCTCGGTTATGCGTATAGAGGCGCCCCAATTTTGGGGTGGACGCAAATGTGCGTTGACCTCTCCATCTTTTAGATATTTGAACTGTTGCTATATGTCTGCTCAAATATGATGCGTCAGCAACTTGCGTACTCAATCTGATTACACCCCGTGACATAATGTACACCCCCACCCAAATTCGGGTTCGGCATATTACCGCAACCAAAGTATTGACTCGGCAAATTAGCCGACTCCTCCAAAAGGTGGAGTCCCTTTATTACGAGTTGGTTCTGAGGTCTCCCCCAAAATGAGGAGTCCTATTTCATCGCCTATAGGACTCGATCCCATTTCTGTTATCCCGTATGCGATTGTAAGGAGGGGCAAATTTGACTCTGCTTTCATGATGGAAAAGGGGTTGCGAATTAGCGACACCTTTCAACCACCGTTATTCTGTGGGTTGTTCACCCTGTACTAAAACGCACGCCCTTATAGCACCATCTCGCACAGGCGTATAGGCATTCTTGGAACCAAACTCAATTTGATTTAGTATGTGCTCATAATTGAGCCAATACCACCGCATATTTACACTCGTTCAATTAACCAATTACACTGATACGGAAAAACCGTATTGGTCGCCACAATTGGCGAAAGGTCAAATTGACCAACCCATTTTTTGGGCGGTTGAATTAGACGAATCCGTAAATTCGGGAATCGCCCAACCGTAATATCGGCTCGGATGATCTAACGAATCTCATTTGCAACACGAATGTAATTTACTCTAGTCGCTCAATCATTCGCATTTCTGCCCTCCTCTCCCCCTTCATCTTGAGTAAGACCTCTCCCCTAGAGTCTCTTTGTCGGGAACACTGTAACACTGTTAGGCACAACGGTTGTCGGCGTATCGGATAGGGGCAAGGGAAAACACGAACGATGTTCATTCCTCCGCATCCTGTGGCTGTGTATAGCAAGGTTTGTCCCGTGCCCTTAATATTACCCTCGCTCGCTTGTAGTATCGCTCTGCGGATGTCCTGTGGCTTCAAATTATTGCATATACTTGTTTTTGTGAGCTAGGGACAACTTGGCCACCACTGAATACCACCATATATAGGTGTGAGCATATCTGCGTTGTCATCATGATCCGAGTAAGTTGCCTGTTATTAGATAGTCCAAATATGGACGGTCCTCATACATTCGTTGTAGTAATGGCTTGCCGATCCACGCGAAGGAACAACGCCTTTAAGATGTCCGACAACTCCTTCTTGGCACAGACACAATAAACTTGCCCTTTTGAATCAAGAAGAAAAAAAGAGGGTCCCGATTGACCCCCCTGTTTAAAATATGGGATATAAAAGTTGTTGTTTTAAAAATTTTCGAAGTCATCACTGCTTTCAACAACTACTTCATCTGGAAGCAAATCAAATAAAGTTTTACACGCCGTTGTGTATCTTTGGATCATCGTATTATAACTTTGCAACTCGGGACTTTGTCGCCTAATCGAATATTCACCCTGCGGCATAATATCCACTTCGCCATTCTCGTTTATTTCCGCTTTCAGGTTCTCGAGAGTGGCACGCATGAAAGCTATTTCATCGATTAGGCCATCTGCGACCTCTTGCTTCTCTTTAGATAATTCGGATGTGATCGATTTAAGTCTTTTCTTTTCCTTGTCGATGCGCTTTTCTTTTTCTGTCACGTTTTTACCGCTCATATTGTTTTCACTCCTTTCCGTCAAGGGGTGGGGGGGTTATTATAAAATCCATCCGCGTAGAAAACGAAGGGGGGCGGCGGTCTTGGAGATTTCCCCTTCCAACCTTTACCCATAGGGGGGCTATACTCTTTCCAATTCTTTATTTAAGGCTTCGAGATTTTCCATGCTAGCCTTATATACCTCCGCCCTATACCGAAGCTGATTAACAATGGAAACATGATAATCAAACTCCTTTCCCGCTTCTACTGTCGGGATATCCTTTAGCCGATCAATCTCCCTCATAGATACATCTAACTGATCCATAAGTATTCGTGCATTCTTTTTTAGTTCCATTAGAAAACAACCCCCTTCAATCTCGGATCCTGTCTATTCGTCGTACAGAATGTATTTTCATTCGCTGGATACTTAGTTAGACAAATTTCTTCTACCAGCACATCATCATGTTTTTTAACAATGATACTCTCATCCCATCCCAATGACTTGGCAAGTTCATTCGATCGTTCTTGTTGCTCCACATCATTCGACATCAATCTAAGATACGTCACACTGCATCGGTCCAACTCTCCCCTGCTCACCTTTCCATATGCTTCATAACCTTGACGGCTATTGGGTTCTAATCGAAAGAACAGCCCACGATCATGAATAACTAATTTGAGATTGTCATTTGAATTCCCGATCGTCTTGTCATAGTCATGATCAATGGTAGCGACAACTTCAGTCCACAATGTTACCGAAGCTTTATTTGTTCTTTCGAAAATAAGCGTGTTAGCCGATCCATCGAACTTATGATATGCGTCATCGAAGGGCATAGCTAGACCATAGATGTACTTCCGTTTCTTCAACCCTATTCACCGAACCTACCAAAGATATGCACTCTATCAATTGTGAGATCCTGCATTTCTTTTGCAATAGGCGGAACTACCGAAACGCCTAACTTATCTATACCTAATTCATTTCTCGATTCTTCATTTAACTGTTTAACCCACGAATTGATATAACCTCTATATCTAGACGAAATTTTATAGTCCTTATTCAATTCTTTGATTTGCTTCAAAAGTTTAGCGCGGGATTCTTTAATCGTTTTAATTTGCTTCGCCGCCCTTTGTTCTGCTTCATACGCAACAAGCCTAGATTTCTTTAATTCATCGACAATCATCTTTTGTATTACAGGATCACTTTCGCTAGTGAAATGATTAATTCTAACCCTCCGTCTGGTTATCCTACGGGTGCAACTATTTATTTCCGATTCCAATTCATTGATTTTGTT
The genomic region above belongs to Ammoniphilus oxalaticus and contains:
- a CDS encoding HK97 family phage prohead protease, which gives rise to MKKRKYIYGLAMPFDDAYHKFDGSANTLIFERTNKASVTLWTEVVATIDHDYDKTIGNSNDNLKLVIHDRGLFFRLEPNSRQGYEAYGKVSRGELDRCSVTYLRLMSNDVEQQERSNELAKSLGWDESIIVKKHDDVLVEEICLTKYPANENTFCTTNRQDPRLKGVVF
- a CDS encoding ABC transporter substrate-binding protein — encoded protein: MKKFLASLLITAITLTVSACGQGEQAPRDNVSQNESQQEENGSGVEKAGQATVYPITVKDATGTEHTFEKAPERIVSTSPSETEVMFALGLGDKLVGVSDFDNYPEEALEKPKVGGVSKPNEEAIISANPDLVIGGISMKDDVAKGLRDLDIPLYKTEPKKVSDVLDNIIRFGVITDTQEKAEELVAQMSQDIQFVTDKAEELQDADKKKVYIEFSPGWTVGRGEFMDELITIAGGLNIARNLEGWNAINEEKIIQDNPDVILFTSGRFDDQSGATIDELIRSRGGWEKISALQEDRLIAVDGDVVSRPGPRITEALKIIAEAIYPELYKQ
- a CDS encoding FecCD family ABC transporter permease, whose translation is MKRRLALWGGVGIALLLISIVVSVSLGAANLPLSEVWGVLLRQLPYIKRFVVADWADSTEQIILKVRLPRVILALLVGACLSLAGAGFQGVLRNPLADPYTLGVSSGAAVGAAFIILFGLHTTLFGTWTIPIVAFITGLISLLIVLRLANVHGTFRLETIILSGVVVSAFLGSLVSLMVSMSDQVVNEIIFWLMGSLAFRGWSFIFVLSPYLGVGFVVLVYYSRALNLFALGERQAAHLGVNIERTRFVVLIVSTLITAAAVSIVGTIGFVGLVAPHLVRLMVGPDYRMLIPLSGIFGAIYVLWADTLARNVLSPTEIPLGVVTSFLGAPFFAYLLRRNKQVTKGGSGS
- a CDS encoding GAF domain-containing protein, with the translated sequence MSDFWKELFARMPDWLLNTAALVIIAAVIIMLFWFILAARKFSETMGNENRVIQLQDDLIIERKQSQINEDISSQAVTTLQNMKNYISALNDIRFSFTYEDPNIYTYKVTSLIQRLIDGLAADVKLSPGERHRCGVWLENNGILKLRYASSGFPENYIGVRELSIEHSLAGKSFRRKQTVKYTDVTEEEDWEKNPASSSDYTALICIPMAGWGVLTIDALKPMRDEVSIIGELYGALIESAVIEFLINDSMANEAAASKEVISEEE
- a CDS encoding YmaF family protein; its protein translation is MQGLTLIADGHRHLFSNVTDLLIRIPRGTHRHTFQGITNTTDNHRHAYSGTTGPAINGQGPNHFHRFRIMTQISNGHRHIITGRTTIPMLIRGIQTHGLIIEKVRKVKVK
- a CDS encoding DUF3102 domain-containing protein, which gives rise to MSRPQSKYGFGRRLKHVKENDLVHGEWERWCHKELGITPAYANRHIKVFEEFGESNQYTSIGLGQLYQIATMPEEERDKPHVEVSRIIGCPISRYMGSCR